Proteins from a genomic interval of Brassica napus cultivar Da-Ae unplaced genomic scaffold, Da-Ae ScsIHWf_2151;HRSCAF=2803, whole genome shotgun sequence:
- the LOC125600212 gene encoding ATP synthase subunit beta, chloroplastic-like has translation MPNIYNALVVKGRDTLGQEINVTCEVQQLLGNNRVRAVAMSATEGLKRGMDVVDMGNPLSVPVGGATLGRIFNVLGEPVDNLGPVDTLTTSPIHKSAPAFIDLDTTLSIFETGIKVVDLLAPYRRGGKIGLFGGAGVGKTVLIMELINNIAKAHGGVSVFGGVGERTREGNDLYMEMKESGVINELNLADSKVALVYGQMNEPPGARMRVGLTALTMAEYFRDVNEQDVLLFIDNIFRFVQAGSEVSALLGRMPSAVGYQPTLSTEMGSLQERITSTKKGSITSIQAVYVPADDLTDPAPATTFAHLDATTVLSRGLAAKGIYPAVDPLDSTSTMLQPRIVGEEHYETAQQVKQTLQRYKELQDIIAILGLDELSEEDRLTVARARKIERFLSQPFFVAEVFTGSPGKYVGLAETIRGFNLILSGEFDSLPEQAFYLVGNIDEATAKATNLEMESKLKK, from the coding sequence ATGCCTAATATTTACAATGCTCTGGTGGTTAAGGGTCGAGATACGCTTGGTCAAGAAATTAATGTGACTTGTGAAGTACAGCAATTATTAGGAAACAACCGAGTTAGAGCTGTAGCTATGAGCGCGACCGAGGGTTTAAAGAGAGGGATGGACGTGGTTGATATGGGAAATCCTCTAAGTGTTCCAGTCGGCGGAGCGACTCTAGGACGAATTTTCAATGTACTTGGGGAACCTGTTGATAATTTAGGTCCTGTCGATACTCTCACAACATCTCCTATCCATAAATCCGCGCCTGCTTTTATAGACTTAGATACAACCTTATCTATTTTTGAAACAGGAATTAAAGTAGTAGATCTTTTGGCCCCTTATCGTCGTGGGGGAAAAATCGGACTATTCGGTGGGGCTGGCGTGGGTAAAACAGTACTAATTATGGAATTGATCAACAACATTGCCAAAGCTCATGGTGGTGTATCCGTATTTGGTGGAGTAGGCGAACGAACTCGTGAAGGAAATGATCTTTACATGGAAATGAAAGAATCTGGAGTCATTAATGAACTAAACCTTGCGGACTCCAAAGTAGCCCTAGTCTACGGTCAGATGAATGAACCGCCGGGAGCTCGTATGAGAGTTGGTCTGACTGCCTTAACTATGGCAGAATATTTCCGAGATGTTAATGAGCAAGACGTACTTCTATTTATCGACAATATCTTCCGTTTTGTACAAGCAGGATCCGAGGTATCCGCTTTATTGGGTAGAATGCCTTCTGCTGTGGGTTACCAACCCACCCTTAGTACCGAAATGGGTTCTTTACAAGAAAGAATTACTTCTACGAAAAAAGGGTCCATAACCTCTATTCAAGCAGTTTATGTACCTGCAGACGATTTGACTGACCCTGCTCCTGCCACCACATTTGCACATTTAGATGCGACTACCGTACTATCAAGAGGATTAGCTGCTAAAGGTATCTATCCAGCGGTAGATCCTTTAGATTCAACGTCAACTATGCTACAACCTCGAATCGTTGGCGAGGAACATTATGAAACTGCGCAACaagtaaagcaaactttacaacGTTACAAGGAGCTTCAGGACATTATAGCTATCCTGGGGTTGGACGAATTATCCGAAGAGGATCGCTTAACCGTCGCAAGAGCACGAAAGATTGAGCGTTTCTTATCACAACCTTTTTTCGTAGCAGAAGTATTTACAGGTTCTCCGGGAAAATATGTTGGGCTAGCGGAAACAATTAGAGGGTTTAATTTGATCCTTTCCGGAGAATTTGATTCTCTTCCTGAACAGGCCTTTTACTTAGTGGGTAACATCGATGAAGCTACTGCGAAGGCTACGAACTTAGAAATGGAGAGTAAATTGAAGAAATGA